The sequence AGCTTTGTATAAGGTGTACTCGTGTGAACTAAAGATAATAATATCCCATTTTGTTCCGTGCCATTAACATCTAAATCACTCTGACATAAGTAAACTTTTTCTTGCGCTCGATTTAATAAGTCTTTTAAGAGTCGTTGCAGATGTTCTTCTGATTCCATTTCTGAAGTTGTATTGTGATGAGTGTTTCGCAAAAAGACAGAAGACGCAAATAAATTTGCTGCTCCTTGTTTGAACCATAAGGGGGAGCCAATATCTAGCCAAAATTGCCAGGGATGAGTGGCGCGGTGAGAGCGATATTGGAAGATATTAGAGAGAGTAATTCCTGAGCGAAAAGCATTTTCAAAGACGGGTAATGGGTAAGGATTAGCTGTAATTGTTCCTTGTTTAATCAGTTGAATAAAGTTTGGCGTTTCTCCTTCTTGATTTTGGATTCGTTTTTGCACTTCTAGATAGTGTTGGGCGGTTTCAGTTAATTCTCTTAAGCTGGTCAAATCAGCCACAGGAAGATTGTTTCCTTTCCAAAGAAATTGTTGAATCGCTTGATTAAAAAAGCTGACCAAATGAATTGTTTTACCAGCGATTTGTTGATTTTTATACTCTTGAATCCATTCTCGCAATTGATCATAAGCGGTTTGGGCTTCATAGCCAATGCGATCCCAACGGGGGAAAGTTTTAATATCCAGTAAACGGGGAGAACTGGGATCAGCTTGGTAACAAGAATCTGCAAGTAGTCCTGCTCGAATCGGGTCTATACTGTGAGAAGAATGTTCTGTTAAAACCACTAACATTTCCGCGATCGCGCTGTTATCAATCCAACGTCCCAATTCAGGATAAACTAAACAAGTGAGGGTGAGCAGAGAACGAACTAAAGCAGAACTCATCAGGGGGCGTTGTTCGTTGAGAGGAGAAACCGCAATTCCTGCTTGAGTAAAGAGTTTAATCAGCGTATAACGGGCGATTTCATCTAAACCAGGGGCGATGATTGCAATGTCTTCTGGCTTGGCTTTCCCTGCGTTAATAGCTGCGATAATGATTTCGGCGGTTGTCCGCAACATTTGGGAACGCGCAATAATGGGAGGCGGAAGATGTTGAATACAATCAGGGAGTGGGGTAAACGCACTCGGGTCAACCACTTTTTCTAAAATCAGAGGAATTGCATCAGGTGGACGTTCTCTGCTGGAATGAGAAGGAGATGCGGATAGAGAAATGATTTCACAGTGACTCGCAAGACTTTCCCAAACATCAGGATCAGCACTGAGTCCAAACCGCACTTTTCCACTAGGGTTAAAAGTAAAGACAGCAGTTGCTTGATCCTCTATAAATAATTTTGCCAAATCCTGCGCGATCGCGGGATAATCATCCACATCATCCGCAAAAATCGCCCTATACCGTCGCTTCAAATGGTCTTGATAGATGGGATTAGGAAGTAAAACTTCTCCATAGAGATAATAAATTAAACCATAAGTCAGAAAACCATGTTCCAAACACCAGTCTCGCCACTGGAGAATGAGTTGAGTAATCACTTCAAAAATTGCTTCATCTTCACCCAAAGCTGCTTTTTCTTCCACAGAGAGGCGAGAATGCAATAAACCTGAAATGTCCTTAAGCGGTGTTCCACTTGCTCCCGCCAGTTGTAAAATATCAAGAATACGGCGAACTAGCTGATTTTCCGCTTTCCCACTCACAAGCCCCCATTCTAATAGCTTATTGTGCCACAGCGTTAACGCTAAATCTTGTTCCGTTTCCGATCTGAGTCTGAGGGGAAACTGTGCGTTTAAGTCGAGGCTTTCCCACCACAACGGTGAAAATAAAGTCACTTCATCTTCAATAAAACCGAGTGGCGTTTTCACCACCACTGGATAGCGCTCACCGATCGCGCGGAGCAATTGCTGAGTTAGTTGTCGGCGAGTGGTATGATTGGCAGCAAAGATGATGGCTGCAGATGACGGTTTTTGCTCAAGCCAATGCTGAAAGGCTTCCACCAACTGTGTTGTTTTTCCCGTCCGCGCCTCACCTGTAATCCAAGTTTGAACGTCCCTTCCCATGGATGCGTGCTAGACTTCCCCCAAATGCAACTGCTCTCTAGCTTACCGTGAAAATAATAAGCCTTCCCCGCGAAAAGAAATGTTGAGGAAACAGAAGTTGCTTTTATTATAAATGAGTGTTGATTGATTGTAGGGAGCTTCCGAGCGTGTTTCGTACCGTAAAGCAATGGTTTTCTGATCCACCCGAGAAAATTTTAGAGCAAGCCTACCGCGCTGCTTTAATGATTAAAGTCATTGAAGATGAATATTTTAATCAGCAACCTGTCAAGGGGGAGAATGCGTCTTATTCTGAACAAGTGGTTGCTTACTTTCAAAATGAAGTGAACCAAAACTTGGAGATTGCAAAAGCTAAGCTCAAACAGTTTAAAAATACCCGATCTTTTATTCAATGGTCATCACAAAACTTCCCGCGCAATAAATGCTTTAAAAATACGTCTGTTATTTTAGAAAAACTAAACTTTATTGAGTCAGTTATTTTTCATTATGAAGAACAACGCCAGCCTAAACAAAAGACAAAAGAGAAACCACCATTAACAGTTGATGCTCAAGAGACACCGCGACGTTCCGTGAAGTTTTCTTATGAAGAAAAATTAGAAAAGAAAGCTGTCGGGGAAAAAGACTCAGAGAGACTGGATGAAAATGGTAATATTTCTGACCAAACCAGCGTTTTACCGCGATCGCTGCTGAGAACTTTAAACCGAATTAAACGAGAAATTGATCCGAAATCTTCTGAAGCTGAAGAAGAAGTGGTTAAAACCTTTCGTACTTCTCGGGATAAAACTGCGATTTCTATCCGCTTTTTACTGATTTTAATTATTGTTCCCTTACTCACCCACCAAATCACAAAAACCTTTGTTATCTCACCTGTTATTGAAAAATATTTTATTCATGAGGAAGAACAAGTTTTATTTATTAATCGGGATTTTGAAGAAGAAGCCCTCATGGAACTCCAGCATTTTGAAGAAACACTGCGCTTCAAAGAAATACTAGGAATGAAACCAGCAATGTCGGATGAGGAGATGGAAAAAAAGGTAAAAGAAAAAGCTGTAGAAATTGCCCATGAATATCGTCACCGTAGCACCAACGCCATTGAAAACATTATTGCTGATTTTTTGTCGGTCATTGCATTTGGGGCGGTAATTTATTTTAGTAAAGAACAGATTGCAGTTCTCAAATCATTTATTGATGAATTTATTTATGGCTTAAGTGATTCTGCGAAAGCGTTTATTATTATTCTTTCTACTGATATGTTCGTGGGGTATCACTCTCCTCATGGTTGGGAAGTAATCCTCGAAGAAATTGGACGACATTTCGGTTTACCTGAAAGCCGAGAATTTAACTTTTTGTTTATTGCCACCTTTCCTGTTATTTTAGATACAATTTTCAAATATTGGATTTTCCGCTATCTCAATCGAATTTCTCCCTCTGCGGTTGCAACATATCGTAACATGAATGAGTGACATCCTGCCCAACAGCGCTGTTTCATTCTATTTTTTGTCTGTTCGGTGAGGTTATACCACTTTTAACTCAGAAGCCCTGTGAGTTAAAACGTTAAGATAGAGTCTGAGTTTCAGTGAGCGAGGAAAAATTGTGCTACTCTGCAAAGGCTTTGAAGTTGAAATGTACACGGGAAGACCAGATGGCACCATTGTCGGTCTTTCGGATCGGATTGTAAGAGATTTACAGGGGTTTGTGCGCGAACCAGATAGCCGAAACGTTGAATATACAACGGCTCCTTTGTGTTGTTATGATCGGCTTCTCTGTGCCTTAGTGCGTCCCCGTGTGCAGTTGCGCCAATACTTAAAAACGCAGGGGGATTACACGCTGATTCCGGGTAGTACATTAGCGTTAGGGGGCAGCGATCGCTTCTATCGCTCGGATCCGCAAAATCCCTATCATGAGTATATTGAAAAAACTTATGGGACAAAAGTGGTTACCGCCAGCATTCATATTAATGTCGGGTTTGAAGATATGGAAAAACTGATGCAAGCCTGTCGCCTGATTCGCTTGGAAGCCCCCTTATATTTAGCTCTGAGTGCTTCTTCGCCGTTTCTTGATGGTAAACCCACAGGCTATCACTCGACGCGCTGGGCTGTGTTTCCCCAAACCCCGTCTTATGTTCCGTTGTTTGAAGATCATGCTCATCATATCCGTTGGGTGAATCAGCAATTGGATCAAGAAACAATGCAGAATGTGCGTCACCTTTGGTTGTCGGTACGCCCCAATGGGGAACATCGTCCTTACCATTTAAATCGGTTGGAGTTACGGATTTGTGATTTGATAGTGGATCCGATCGCGCTGCTTGCTGTAACCGCACTCTTAGAAGCCCGTTTAACTCAAATGTTACTCACTCCCGATTTAGATCCCTTGCAACAAAGTCAGTTACCAGTCCAAACTCGTGCCGAAGATCTCGTCGCGATCGCGTATGAAAATGAACAAGCAGTCGCCCGCAAAAGCCTCGCTGCGGAGTTGCGCCACTGGCAAGATGGACGACCGATTATTGCAGAAGACTGGATTAAAGATATTTATCACCAAGTGCATCCCATTGCCAAAGCCAAAGGATTTAGCTGTTTCCTCTCCCCGATTCAAAAGATCTTACGAGAAGGGAACACCGCTCAACAATGGCTGCGAGAATACGAAAAAGGTACAAGTGTAACAGATATTATCACCAAAGGGATTGAGAATATGACACAGGAAGAAGCCGAATTAGAAGATAAACTTTGTCAACCTCTGACCGTATAATGCTGAATCGACTTGATTTATCCCTCTCTCTGGATCGCGCTGTCTATCGGGAAAAAATGGAGACTCTCATGCACCAGCTGCGATCGCTGCATACGGAATGCTGGCAAAAACGCCTAACCTTAATCATTGTTTTGGAAGGTTGGGCAGCAGCGGGAAAAGGAACCATGGTCAAAAAACTTGCCACCTGTATGGATCCTCGGGGCTTTGTCCTCCATCCCATTGTTGCCCCCACCCCCGAAGAAGAAAAATATCCTTTCTTATGGCGATTTTGGCAGCGCTTACCCCAGCAAGGGAATGTTGCGGTTTTCTACCATAGTTGGTACACCCATGTTTTAGAGGATCGCTTATTGCAAAAAGTTGCCCCAGAGCAAGTATATCCGCGCCTTGAGGCGATTAATAGCTTTGAAAGAGAATTGAAGCGCGATCGCGTGGGAATTGCCAAATTTTGGATTCATCTCAGTCAAAAAGAACTGAAAAAACGCCTCAAAAAATGCGCGAACGATCCCCTCGATGCGTGGCGTGTCCGTCCAGAAGATTGGCAACAACACAAATATTACCAACAATATACGGCTCTTGCTGAAGAGATGATCAGCCATACTAGCACCAGTGCTGTTCCCTGGACACTGATTGCTGGAGACTGTAAACGTTGGGCGCGAGTGCAACTCCTAAGCGGAATTGCGGATCAATTAGCATCACTATTAGACCATCAAGCCCTAACCCTTCCCTTTCAAATTCCTCCTCCCAATCTTCTTTCGGTTGCAGAAACCCCCAATTATCTCTCGCAAGTTGATCTGACGGAAAGTTTCTCCAAAAAAACCTATAAAAAGCAGTTAAAACAGCAACAAATTGAACTGCGTAAGTTACAACGTAGTATTTATGAAAACCAGCTTCCGGTTCTCGCCTTATTTGAAGGATGGGATGCTGCGGGGAAAGGAGGCGCAATTAAACGCTTCACTGAAGTTCTTGATCCGCGAAGTTATCAAGTCCATCCCTTTGCTGCACCGACAGACGAAGAAAACGCCCATCATTACCTCTGGCGATTTTGGCGGAAACTCCCTCCAGCAGGAACGATTGGTATTTTTGATCGCAGTTGGTATGGACGAGTGTTAGTGGAACGGGTCGAGGGATTTGCCAGTGACATAGAATGGCAACGGGCGTATGATGAAATCAACGAATTGGAAACGCAACTGATTGATCGCGGATATGTTTTGCTCAAATTTTGGTTACACATTGATCCCGATGAACAATTAAAGCGGTTTCAAAACCGACAAGCCGATCCCTTTAAGCAACACAAAATTACAGCAGAAGACTGGCGCAATCGAGAAAAATGGGATTTATATGAAACTGCGGTGAATCAAATGATTGCCCATACGGAAACCGCAGCCCCTTGGACAATTATTCCTGCGAATGACAAATATTATGCCCGTGTGAAGGTGATTGAAACCTTAACCAGTGCTATCCAAGAGAAGCTGATTTCAGCCTAGAGGGATCGGATTACTGGGGATGGGTCAGAAAGGGAACTGCAATTACTTTGGCTTCTGCGTCTCCAATGTTTACGTTTAACCCTTCTCCTCCCGCTTTCGTGCGAATATAACCTAAACCTTTCACCCCGTCCTCGGTTTCGAGAAGACGAGTGAGTTTTCCCACCTTTTTTCCGTCGAGAGTGATCGGGGTTTCTGGATCAACCGGTTGCGATAAATGGAGTCCCCATAGCCGTTGTTTGACCCCTTGATAGGTATGGAGACGCGCGATCGTTTCTTGACCAATGTAGCAGCCTTTATCAAAAGAAATCGCCTTCCAAAGTCCAGCTTCAAGGGGGTTATAATCTTCAGTGAGTTCGTAGTCGGGAAGGGGTCTTCCTTGTTCTAAACTGAGTTCATCCCAAACCGCTTCCGAAATCATCACAGCACCAGCTTCAGTTAAGGTTTCTTGCAACACTGACCCTTGTTCAGAAGCAACAATCAGCGTATATCCAACGATAGCAAGTTCTGTTCCCACAGCAACGCGAACTGGAATCTCATTAATCGTTGTCATTTCATGAGTTGCAAAAGGCTGATCAAGGTTAATCGTTGCTCCTAACTGTTCCATCAAAGCGGGGCTTTTTTCCCCCATGAGGCTAGACACGGAATAGACTTCAGAAACATTCTTTAAACTCACCCGATCCATAGGGAACAAATATCGATCCATCCATTCCATTAAAAATTGTGTCCGCGCAGCAGAAACCAGTAAGAAAATCTTTTCTTCGGTAACATAAACGGTAGCCAGATCCAGCGTTCGACCCGTAGAATTGACAAAAACGGCTTCGCACCCTTGACCCGCTTTTAAGTTTTTAATGTCATTTGTGGTTTGATTATGGAGAAACTGCAACCGATCTTCTCCAGTTAACTCAATAATTCCACTGTGAGAGTGTGGATAAAGTCCTACGTTGTTTCGTGCAATGTGTTTTTCTTCTGAATGACGACTCATATTCCTCTACTGTTGTAAACTTGCAAATAACTGTTCTACTTGATGTCTGGCTTTGGCATCTAATTTTTCCCAGTTCACTTCACCGGTTTCTGCATCTAACAAGGAAGTATCCACATCAACGTTTAATTCTGAGTCAAGAGGAACACTTCCCCGTTGATAACCTTGAAAACAAACCTCGAAGCAGAGTTCCCATAAATTAACTTTGACCTCTTTGTCTTGAGAACTTAAACAGAGTTCATAACCAGGAATGGGGGTCTGGACTTCTTGATAGCTTTCTCGCCAAGCCGACTCTT comes from Halothece sp. PCC 7418 and encodes:
- a CDS encoding ATP-binding protein; protein product: MGRDVQTWITGEARTGKTTQLVEAFQHWLEQKPSSAAIIFAANHTTRRQLTQQLLRAIGERYPVVVKTPLGFIEDEVTLFSPLWWESLDLNAQFPLRLRSETEQDLALTLWHNKLLEWGLVSGKAENQLVRRILDILQLAGASGTPLKDISGLLHSRLSVEEKAALGEDEAIFEVITQLILQWRDWCLEHGFLTYGLIYYLYGEVLLPNPIYQDHLKRRYRAIFADDVDDYPAIAQDLAKLFIEDQATAVFTFNPSGKVRFGLSADPDVWESLASHCEIISLSASPSHSSRERPPDAIPLILEKVVDPSAFTPLPDCIQHLPPPIIARSQMLRTTAEIIIAAINAGKAKPEDIAIIAPGLDEIARYTLIKLFTQAGIAVSPLNEQRPLMSSALVRSLLTLTCLVYPELGRWIDNSAIAEMLVVLTEHSSHSIDPIRAGLLADSCYQADPSSPRLLDIKTFPRWDRIGYEAQTAYDQLREWIQEYKNQQIAGKTIHLVSFFNQAIQQFLWKGNNLPVADLTSLRELTETAQHYLEVQKRIQNQEGETPNFIQLIKQGTITANPYPLPVFENAFRSGITLSNIFQYRSHRATHPWQFWLDIGSPLWFKQGAANLFASSVFLRNTHHNTTSEMESEEHLQRLLKDLLNRAQEKVYLCQSDLDVNGTEQNGILLSLVHTSTPYTKLGS
- a CDS encoding proton extrusion protein PcxA; the encoded protein is MFRTVKQWFSDPPEKILEQAYRAALMIKVIEDEYFNQQPVKGENASYSEQVVAYFQNEVNQNLEIAKAKLKQFKNTRSFIQWSSQNFPRNKCFKNTSVILEKLNFIESVIFHYEEQRQPKQKTKEKPPLTVDAQETPRRSVKFSYEEKLEKKAVGEKDSERLDENGNISDQTSVLPRSLLRTLNRIKREIDPKSSEAEEEVVKTFRTSRDKTAISIRFLLILIIVPLLTHQITKTFVISPVIEKYFIHEEEQVLFINRDFEEEALMELQHFEETLRFKEILGMKPAMSDEEMEKKVKEKAVEIAHEYRHRSTNAIENIIADFLSVIAFGAVIYFSKEQIAVLKSFIDEFIYGLSDSAKAFIIILSTDMFVGYHSPHGWEVILEEIGRHFGLPESREFNFLFIATFPVILDTIFKYWIFRYLNRISPSAVATYRNMNE
- the gshA gene encoding glutamate--cysteine ligase translates to MLLCKGFEVEMYTGRPDGTIVGLSDRIVRDLQGFVREPDSRNVEYTTAPLCCYDRLLCALVRPRVQLRQYLKTQGDYTLIPGSTLALGGSDRFYRSDPQNPYHEYIEKTYGTKVVTASIHINVGFEDMEKLMQACRLIRLEAPLYLALSASSPFLDGKPTGYHSTRWAVFPQTPSYVPLFEDHAHHIRWVNQQLDQETMQNVRHLWLSVRPNGEHRPYHLNRLELRICDLIVDPIALLAVTALLEARLTQMLLTPDLDPLQQSQLPVQTRAEDLVAIAYENEQAVARKSLAAELRHWQDGRPIIAEDWIKDIYHQVHPIAKAKGFSCFLSPIQKILREGNTAQQWLREYEKGTSVTDIITKGIENMTQEEAELEDKLCQPLTV
- the pap gene encoding polyphosphate:AMP phosphotransferase yields the protein MLNRLDLSLSLDRAVYREKMETLMHQLRSLHTECWQKRLTLIIVLEGWAAAGKGTMVKKLATCMDPRGFVLHPIVAPTPEEEKYPFLWRFWQRLPQQGNVAVFYHSWYTHVLEDRLLQKVAPEQVYPRLEAINSFERELKRDRVGIAKFWIHLSQKELKKRLKKCANDPLDAWRVRPEDWQQHKYYQQYTALAEEMISHTSTSAVPWTLIAGDCKRWARVQLLSGIADQLASLLDHQALTLPFQIPPPNLLSVAETPNYLSQVDLTESFSKKTYKKQLKQQQIELRKLQRSIYENQLPVLALFEGWDAAGKGGAIKRFTEVLDPRSYQVHPFAAPTDEENAHHYLWRFWRKLPPAGTIGIFDRSWYGRVLVERVEGFASDIEWQRAYDEINELETQLIDRGYVLLKFWLHIDPDEQLKRFQNRQADPFKQHKITAEDWRNREKWDLYETAVNQMIAHTETAAPWTIIPANDKYYARVKVIETLTSAIQEKLISA
- a CDS encoding folate-binding protein YgfZ, whose translation is MSRHSEEKHIARNNVGLYPHSHSGIIELTGEDRLQFLHNQTTNDIKNLKAGQGCEAVFVNSTGRTLDLATVYVTEEKIFLLVSAARTQFLMEWMDRYLFPMDRVSLKNVSEVYSVSSLMGEKSPALMEQLGATINLDQPFATHEMTTINEIPVRVAVGTELAIVGYTLIVASEQGSVLQETLTEAGAVMISEAVWDELSLEQGRPLPDYELTEDYNPLEAGLWKAISFDKGCYIGQETIARLHTYQGVKQRLWGLHLSQPVDPETPITLDGKKVGKLTRLLETEDGVKGLGYIRTKAGGEGLNVNIGDAEAKVIAVPFLTHPQ